A genomic window from Bacillota bacterium includes:
- a CDS encoding electron transfer flavoprotein subunit beta/FixA family protein codes for MPRIITCFKWVIDEADIKVVADSRELLLERVSYKISDYDRNAIEEAVRLFEQHGGSVAAITVGPPAAKKGLKDVLARGPEKAYFVNDSSFTELEPAQTAAILAKAIQTRIEYDLIICGEGSSDLYAQQVGPRLAELLGIPCATFVNKLTLDGEQLIAERKIDDGIEVVALTLPALVTVLPDINTPRIPGLKQTLEANKKPIVEITVKDLNQTFTPCLQTLKVRGTTMERNCQKFGAEPTEISKFVEALLKEGVIA; via the coding sequence ATGCCCAGAATCATCACCTGTTTCAAATGGGTAATCGATGAAGCCGATATCAAAGTAGTGGCTGATTCTCGGGAACTGCTCCTTGAACGGGTTAGCTACAAGATCAGCGACTACGACCGCAACGCCATTGAGGAGGCAGTACGGCTTTTTGAACAACACGGTGGAAGTGTGGCCGCGATTACAGTTGGTCCACCGGCGGCGAAAAAGGGCTTAAAGGATGTCCTTGCGCGCGGCCCGGAAAAAGCATATTTTGTCAACGACTCTTCTTTTACCGAACTTGAGCCAGCGCAAACAGCGGCGATCTTGGCCAAGGCAATCCAGACCAGAATCGAGTACGACTTAATAATCTGTGGTGAAGGTTCCAGCGACCTCTATGCCCAACAGGTTGGACCGCGCCTGGCTGAACTGCTGGGTATCCCGTGTGCCACCTTCGTCAACAAACTGACCCTAGATGGCGAGCAACTCATCGCCGAACGGAAAATTGACGACGGAATCGAAGTGGTTGCCTTAACCCTGCCTGCTCTGGTTACCGTTTTACCGGATATCAATACACCCAGGATTCCGGGGCTAAAGCAGACCCTGGAAGCGAACAAGAAACCTATTGTTGAGATTACCGTCAAGGATTTAAATCAAACCTTTACTCCGTGTCTGCAGACGCTCAAGGTTCGGGGGACAACGATGGAGCGAAACTGCCAGAAGTTTGGGGCCGAGCCGACGGAAATCAGCAAGTTTGTCGAAGCCCTGCTTAAAGAAGGGGTAATCGCTTAA